From a region of the Mercurialis annua linkage group LG1-X, ddMerAnnu1.2, whole genome shotgun sequence genome:
- the LOC126665831 gene encoding putative pentatricopeptide repeat-containing protein At3g13770, mitochondrial: MASLPSVTLTGSLKLQPELKRHPSSSLPTEKSQSIPHQRGSINTQLDGNFEAIIKPLDSKEALSFIRDDEAAKVEPSYYFPLLHECIANNSISETQIIHAHIIKTGAHQDLSLMTFLVNVYGKCGSMSNAQTVFDKLSRRNVVAWTSLMTGFVQNSQPYLAIEVFQDMLDSEILPSNFTLGIALNASSSINSIELGKQLHAFVIKYLTDYDSSIGNSLCSLYSNFRSLESSINIFRSIREKNVISWTAVISACGGNGDAAKGLKFFDEMLHEDIMPNEFTFATVFSLCCVMLALNVGRQVHSLSIKRGYQSNLRISNSVMYLYLKCGCMDEARNLFDKMEITNSVTWNAMIAGHAQAMDTAKDDFVAYRSGLKALHIYLKLNRTGMKSDPFTLSSVLTVCSKLLALEQGEQFHAHTIKSGFLSDVVVGTAVVNMYTKCGSIQKASKVFVEMSTRTLISWTTMITSFAQHGFSQQALQLFEDMRLAGLRPNQITFVGVLAACCHAGMVDEAFRYFDMMQKEYKLKPVMDHYGCLVAMFVKMHRIDEAFDIVKKMDFEPSEFIWSLLIAGCRNHDQQELGFYAAEKLLMLKPKDTETYVMLLNMYISAERWQDVTRLRKFMKEEKLGKLNDWSWISIKDRIHSFKTKRRSRRQNAEVYGLLQELLDKAKDFGYLPPKCMQDHDYDDDDDDDDDDGKDEDGDVAEDEMEKDKFSSALKHSERLAVAFGLLNVGKGAPVRVIKSVSMCKNCHDFVKIVSSLCNREIIIRDSRRLHKFVNGQCSCADFDDLL; this comes from the coding sequence AGCCAGAGTATTCCACACCAAAGAGGTTCAATAAACACTCAATTGGATGGAAATTTTGAAGCAATTATTAAGCCTTTGGACTCTAAAGAAGCTTTGTCTTTCATTAGAGATGATGAAGCAGCAAAGGTTGAGCCCTCTTATTATTTTCCCCTATTACATGAATGCATAGCCAATAATTCTATCTCAGAAACACAAATAATTCATGCCCACATCATTAAAACAGGAGCCCATCAAGATCTTTCTCTCATGACATTTCTTGTCAATGTTTATGGAAAATGTGGATCAATGAGCAATGCTCAAACAGTTTTTGATAAGTTGAGTAGAAGAAATGTTGTTGCTTGGACTTCACTCATGACTGGGTTTGTTCAAAATTCTCAACCATATTTAGCTATTGAAGTTTTTCAAGATATGTTGGATTCTGAGATTCTGCCTTCAAATTTCACTCTGGGAATCGCTTTAAACGCTTCTTCTTCGATTAATTCGATTGAATTGGGGAAACAGTTGCATGCTTTTGTTATTAAGTACTTGACTGACTATGATTCAAGTATTGGAAATTCTCTCTGTAGTTTATACTCAAATTTTCGTAGCTTGGAATCTTCTATTAATATTTTTCGGAGCATTCGAGAAAAAAACGTGATTTCATGGACTGCAGTAATTTCGGCTTGTGGTGGTAATGGTGATGCAGCTAAGGGTTTGAAATTCTTTGATGAGATGCTTCACGAGGATATTATGCCTAACGAATTCACATTTGCAACTGTTTTTAGCTTGTGCTGCGTGATGCTGGCTTTGAATGTAGGCAGACAGGTTCACTCGTTGAGCATTAAACGTGGCTATCAATCCAACCTACGGATATCAAATTCTGTCATGTATTTGTACCTCAAATGCGGGTGCATGGATGAGGCGCGGAATTTGTTTGATAAGATGGAAATAACTAACTCGGTTACATGGAATGCGATGATTGCAGGCCATGCTCAGGCAATGGATACTGCAAAGGATGATTTCGTCGCATACCGAAGTGGATTAAAGGCGctacatatttatttaaaactgAATCGTACAGGCATGAAGTCTGATCCATTCACCTTGTCGAGTGTATTGACTGTATGCAGTAAGCTGTTGGCATTAGAACAAGGGGAACAATTTCATGCTCACACAATCAAATCTGGATTTCTTTCGGATGTAGTTGTGGGAACTGCCGTTGTTAATATGTATACCAAGTGTGGAAGCATTCAGAAAGCAAGTAAAGTTTTTGTGGAGATGTCGACGAGAACACTAATTTCATGGACTACAATGATAACAAGTTTTGCACAGCATGGTTTTTCTCAGCAAGCACTGCAACTTTTCGAGGATATGAGGCTAGCCGGATTAAGGCCGAACCAGATCACATTTGTGGGTGTTCTCGCCGCTTGTTGCCATGCTGGAATGGTTGATGAAGCATTTCGATACTTTGATATGATGCAAAAGGAATATAAACTCAAGCCGGTAATGGACCATTACGGATGCCTGGTTGCTATGTTTGTGAAAATGCATCGGATAGATGAGGCTTTTGATATTGTCAAGAAAATGGATTTCGAGCCTAGCGAGTTCATATGGTCACTGTTGATCGCAGGATGCAGAAATCATGATCAGCAAGAACTGGGATTTTATGCTGCTGAGAAGTTGCTAATGCTCAAGCCAAAAGATACTGAGACTTATGTCATGCTGTTGAATATGTACATATCTGCAGAGAGGTGGCAAGATGTTACCCGGTTGAGAAAATTCATGAAAGAGGAAAAACTCGGAAAGTTAAACGATTGGAGCTGGATTAGCATAAAGGATCGGATTCATTCATTTAAAACCAAAAGGCGTTCACGTCGCCAGAATGCAGAGGTGTATGGTTTATTGCAGGAATTGCTTGATAAAGCAAAAGATTTCGGATACCTGCCACCAAAATGTATGCAGGATCACgattatgatgatgatgatgatgatgatgatgatgatggtaaGGACGAGGATGGTGACGTGGCGGAGGATGAAATGGAGAAAGATAAATTTTCTTCTGCATTGAAACATAGTGAGAGGTTGGCTGTTGCATTTGGGTTGTTGAATGTGGGAAAGGGTGCACCAGTAAGGGTTATCAAGAGTGTTTCAATGTGCAAAAACTGCCATGATTTTGTTAAGATTGTTTCATCACTCTGCAATAGGGAAATCATTATTAGAGATAGCAGGCGGCTTCACAAGTTTGTTAATGGGCAGTGTTCATGTGCAGATTTTGATGATCTTCTTTAA